Proteins from a genomic interval of Streptomyces sp. Tu6071:
- a CDS encoding ATP-binding protein → MSIWWSLHLRREAASVPLARKLLAGAMDTAGVDPDTAFDLSLALTEACANAVEHGGASSAKYRVTVRLDEERCHIEVSDSGPGFRGRRGVPLRRTRLEAESGRGLGIISELSDHAQFRNRAGRGGAVVRFDKLVKWREGAPLAAA, encoded by the coding sequence ATGAGCATCTGGTGGTCGCTCCATCTGCGGCGCGAGGCGGCGAGCGTCCCGCTCGCCAGGAAGCTGCTCGCCGGTGCCATGGACACGGCCGGCGTCGACCCCGACACCGCGTTCGACCTCTCCCTCGCGCTCACCGAGGCGTGCGCCAACGCCGTCGAGCACGGCGGCGCGAGCAGCGCGAAGTACCGCGTCACAGTGCGCCTCGACGAGGAGCGCTGCCACATCGAGGTGAGCGACTCCGGGCCGGGCTTCCGGGGCCGCCGCGGCGTCCCGCTGCGTCGCACCCGCCTGGAGGCGGAGAGCGGTCGCGGCCTCGGCATCATCAGCGAACTCTCCGACCACGCCCAGTTCCGCAACCGCGCGGGCCGCGGCGGGGCGGTCGTCCGCTTCGACAAGCTCGTGAAGTGGCGCGAAGGAGCCCCGCTGGCGGCGGCCTGA
- a CDS encoding ATP-binding protein — protein MAVPHGPSGVRRARHRLRDELTGHGVPDPVIDDALLVLSELLSNACRHGRPLPEETARPGAEEFEEGDVLAAWEVTPGGRLTVEVTDGGGPTRPVPSTPSVSAHGGRGLGIVTALAEKWGVRDEPHGEVTVWATLSPDDHRAEDFASRVTGAAGVPGLADLGLDETGFGDTEPEAAGGGGGRRGNGGSLSGGSGFGRGKGFGRGGGFGGGGFGGSPYGTPRFGGAS, from the coding sequence ATGGCCGTACCGCACGGTCCATCGGGCGTACGCAGGGCACGGCATCGGCTGCGGGACGAGCTGACCGGGCACGGAGTGCCGGACCCGGTGATCGACGACGCGCTTCTCGTCCTCTCCGAACTGCTCAGCAACGCCTGTCGGCACGGCAGACCGCTGCCCGAGGAGACGGCGCGGCCGGGTGCGGAGGAGTTCGAGGAGGGTGACGTCCTCGCCGCCTGGGAGGTGACGCCCGGCGGTCGGCTGACCGTCGAGGTCACGGACGGCGGCGGGCCCACCCGGCCCGTTCCCTCGACCCCGTCCGTGAGCGCGCACGGCGGCCGGGGGCTCGGCATCGTGACGGCTCTCGCGGAGAAGTGGGGCGTCCGGGACGAACCGCACGGCGAGGTCACCGTGTGGGCCACGCTCTCGCCGGACGACCACCGCGCCGAGGACTTCGCGAGCCGCGTCACCGGCGCGGCGGGCGTCCCGGGCCTCGCGGACCTGGGGCTCGACGAGACCGGCTTCGGGGACACGGAGCCGGAGGCCGCCGGGGGCGGTGGAGGCCGCAGGGGGAACGGCGGCAGCCTCAGCGGGGGCAGCGGCTTCGGCCGGGGCAAGGGCTTCGGTCGCGGAGGCGGCTTCGGCGGGGGCGGCTTCGGAGGCTCCCCGTACGGGACGCCACGCTTCGGCGGAGCGAGCTGA
- a CDS encoding helix-turn-helix transcriptional regulator: MPRPQMLKLPELLAEINLSRAAFYRLRAKGQAPRLVKLPNGQLRCRRADLDAWLNAGEEQQHAA; this comes from the coding sequence ATGCCCCGCCCGCAGATGCTCAAGCTCCCCGAACTCCTCGCCGAGATCAACCTCTCCCGCGCCGCCTTCTACCGCCTCCGCGCCAAGGGACAAGCCCCGCGCCTCGTCAAGCTCCCCAACGGACAGCTCCGCTGCCGCCGCGCCGACCTCGACGCCTGGCTCAACGCGGGCGAGGAACAGCAGCACGCCGCCTGA
- a CDS encoding bifunctional DNA primase/polymerase gives MREIPGKHRSSGPGRTDGPGNPEAAALFATRWKWPVLPGAGTRPARRAPHPALRAAERCACPDALCAGPGAHPFEPGLLAATTDPRMVAWWWRERPQAPVLLATGEGEAPCALSVPAAVGPATLAALDREGVRLGPVVAGPDRWALLVAPYDLARLGALLYAMDRVPGALRFHGSGGYLVLPPSRTGAGTTGWARGPLPERDGAAGVTAGARPGARGATARPWLPEVETLLGPVVETLTRPGVNAPEF, from the coding sequence ATGCGTGAGATCCCCGGAAAGCACCGCAGCTCAGGGCCGGGCCGTACGGACGGCCCCGGCAACCCCGAGGCCGCCGCCCTCTTCGCGACGCGCTGGAAATGGCCGGTCCTGCCGGGGGCCGGTACCCGCCCCGCGCGCCGCGCGCCGCACCCCGCGCTGCGCGCCGCCGAGCGCTGCGCCTGCCCCGACGCCTTGTGCGCCGGGCCGGGCGCGCACCCCTTCGAGCCGGGGCTGCTCGCCGCGACGACCGATCCGCGCATGGTGGCCTGGTGGTGGCGGGAGCGCCCGCAGGCCCCCGTCCTGCTCGCGACGGGCGAGGGCGAGGCGCCCTGCGCGCTGAGCGTGCCCGCCGCCGTGGGCCCGGCGACGCTCGCGGCGCTCGACCGCGAGGGGGTGCGCCTCGGCCCCGTCGTGGCGGGCCCCGACCGCTGGGCGCTGCTCGTCGCCCCGTACGACCTCGCCCGCCTCGGCGCGCTGCTCTACGCGATGGACAGGGTCCCCGGCGCGCTGCGCTTCCACGGCAGCGGCGGCTACCTCGTCCTGCCGCCCTCGCGCACGGGGGCGGGGACGACGGGCTGGGCGCGCGGACCGCTGCCGGAGCGGGACGGCGCGGCGGGGGTCACCGCGGGAGCGCGGCCGGGCGCGCGCGGTGCGACGGCGCGGCCGTGGCTGCCGGAGGTGGAGACGCTGCTCGGGCCGGTCGTGGAGACGCTCACCCGGCCGGGGGTCAACGCGCCGGAGTTCTGA
- a CDS encoding DUF5926 family protein, with amino-acid sequence MAKKRPQSKGKASTAFAGGEVPVVGAREPCPCGSGRRYKACHGRAAAQAATELVSRPFEGLPGEADWVALRELVPAATVPLRLAGGLPEGVPAVTLATVLPMAWPALRREDGSVLLGLQNDTASGDLSRDLADTLRRALAAEPGNPVEARRAPVDGPRLQDLLDLDAPFVPEVHEGFAFWLPEGEAQNASAEVTASLERADAAAVPTVRLSGVDAAYWCEVPEKNHLRWVTTVPEERLLDALARLHAAGESSLGEGTRLVGSFRAHGLTVPVWDLPSTMSAADTEKPAAAFAERLDTALAATTPLTAEERRARAGLTNRQVTLN; translated from the coding sequence ATGGCCAAGAAGCGCCCGCAGTCCAAGGGCAAGGCGAGCACCGCGTTCGCGGGCGGTGAGGTGCCGGTGGTCGGGGCGAGGGAGCCCTGCCCGTGCGGTTCGGGCCGCCGGTACAAGGCGTGTCACGGGCGCGCCGCCGCGCAGGCGGCGACCGAGCTCGTCAGCCGCCCGTTCGAGGGGCTGCCCGGCGAGGCCGACTGGGTCGCGCTGCGTGAACTCGTGCCGGCCGCGACCGTGCCGCTCCGGCTCGCGGGCGGGCTGCCCGAGGGCGTGCCCGCCGTGACGCTCGCGACCGTGCTGCCGATGGCCTGGCCCGCGCTGCGCCGCGAGGACGGCTCCGTCCTGCTCGGCCTCCAGAACGACACCGCCTCGGGCGACCTGAGCCGCGACCTCGCCGACACGCTGCGCCGCGCGCTCGCCGCCGAGCCGGGCAACCCGGTCGAGGCGCGCCGCGCGCCGGTCGACGGCCCGCGCCTCCAGGACCTCCTGGACCTCGACGCGCCGTTCGTTCCCGAGGTGCACGAGGGCTTCGCCTTCTGGCTGCCCGAGGGCGAGGCGCAGAACGCCTCCGCCGAGGTCACGGCCTCGCTGGAGCGCGCCGACGCGGCGGCGGTGCCGACCGTGCGGCTGAGCGGCGTCGACGCCGCGTACTGGTGCGAGGTGCCGGAGAAGAACCACCTGCGGTGGGTCACGACCGTGCCCGAGGAGCGGCTGCTCGACGCGCTCGCGCGGCTGCACGCCGCCGGTGAGTCCTCGCTCGGCGAGGGCACCCGGCTCGTCGGCTCGTTCCGCGCGCACGGGCTGACCGTGCCGGTCTGGGACCTGCCGAGCACGATGAGCGCCGCGGACACCGAGAAGCCCGCCGCCGCCTTCGCCGAGCGCCTCGACACGGCACTCGCCGCGACGACGCCGCTCACCGCCGAGGAGCGACGCGCCCGCGCCGGTCTCACCAACCGCCAGGTCACGCTCAACTGA
- a CDS encoding glycerophosphodiester phosphodiesterase family protein yields the protein MTDARHHTPQVVAHRGASEAAPEHTLAAYARAIEEGADALECDVRLTADGHLVCVHDRRVNRTSNGRGAVSALELAELAALDFGSWKGRDEAEESPDWDPETTSVLTLERLLELLVDTNASGRRLELAVETKHPTRWAGQVEERLIHLLERFGLTGKTGVAEDGEGTDDPFRTAPSPVRVMSFSARSLHRVQALAPLLPTVHLTQFASPRHREGRLPPGVRIAGPSIRLVRNHPAYVARMQEAGHPVHVWTVNNPADVDLCVRLGVDAVITNRPRAVLQQLGR from the coding sequence GTGACCGACGCTCGACACCACACCCCCCAGGTCGTCGCCCATCGCGGCGCCTCCGAGGCGGCGCCCGAACACACGCTCGCGGCCTACGCGCGGGCCATCGAGGAGGGCGCCGACGCCTTGGAGTGCGACGTCCGCCTCACCGCGGACGGGCACCTCGTGTGCGTCCACGACCGGCGGGTCAACCGCACCTCGAACGGGCGCGGCGCCGTCTCGGCGCTCGAACTCGCCGAACTCGCCGCGCTCGACTTCGGCTCCTGGAAGGGCCGGGACGAGGCCGAGGAGTCGCCGGACTGGGACCCGGAGACCACCTCCGTCCTCACCCTCGAACGCCTGCTCGAACTGCTCGTCGACACGAACGCCTCGGGGCGGCGCCTCGAACTCGCCGTCGAGACGAAGCACCCGACCCGCTGGGCCGGGCAGGTGGAGGAGCGCCTCATCCACCTTCTCGAACGCTTCGGGCTCACGGGCAAGACGGGGGTCGCCGAGGACGGGGAGGGCACGGACGATCCCTTCCGGACCGCCCCCTCACCCGTACGGGTCATGAGCTTCTCGGCGCGCTCGCTGCACCGCGTGCAGGCGCTCGCGCCGCTCCTGCCGACCGTGCACCTCACCCAGTTCGCGTCCCCCCGGCACCGCGAGGGCCGCCTGCCCCCGGGGGTGCGGATCGCAGGCCCGAGCATCCGGCTCGTCCGCAATCACCCCGCGTACGTGGCACGCATGCAGGAGGCGGGGCACCCCGTGCACGTGTGGACCGTCAACAATCCGGCGGACGTGGATCTGTGCGTGCGGCTCGGTGTCGACGCGGTGATCACGAACCGGCCCCGGGCGGTGCTCCAGCAGCTCGGCCGCTGA
- a CDS encoding aminopeptidase P family protein — protein sequence MQDGGQQVPSTEDGSEEEAIKQRKNGLYRNVSDELAESMRTGWADTELHDLKPIPQAAETAARRAGLSAAFPGERLVIPAGNLKVRSNDTDYPFRSSVEYAYLTGDQTQDGVLVLEPTASGHEATVYLLPRSNRENGEFWLDGQGELWVGRRNSLTESEKLLGIPAKDVRELPDALREASGPARVVRGYDAGIEAALTDKVTGERDEELRVFLSEARLVKDAFEIAELQKAVDATARGFEDVVKVLDKAQATSERYIEGTFFLRARVEGNDIGYGSICAAGPHATTLHWVRNDGPVRAGELLLLDAGVETHTLYTADVTRTLPIDGTFTALQRKIYDAVYEAQEAGIAAVRPGAKYADFHEAAQRVLATRLVEWGLLEGPVDRVLELGLQRRFTLHGTGHMLGLDVHDCAVARTETYKDGVLEPGMCLTVEPGLYFQADDLTVPEEYRGIGVRIEDDLVVTEDGNRNLSAALPRTSDEVEAWMARVQG from the coding sequence ATGCAGGACGGCGGACAGCAGGTTCCGAGCACCGAGGACGGGTCGGAGGAGGAGGCGATCAAGCAGCGCAAGAACGGCCTCTACCGCAACGTCTCGGACGAGCTGGCGGAGAGCATGCGGACCGGCTGGGCCGACACGGAGCTGCACGACCTGAAGCCGATCCCGCAGGCCGCGGAGACCGCCGCGCGCCGCGCCGGGCTGTCGGCCGCCTTCCCCGGTGAGCGGCTCGTGATCCCGGCGGGCAACCTCAAGGTCCGCTCGAACGACACGGACTACCCCTTCCGCTCCTCGGTCGAGTACGCGTACCTCACGGGCGACCAGACGCAGGACGGCGTCCTCGTGCTGGAGCCGACGGCGAGCGGTCACGAGGCCACCGTCTACCTGCTGCCCCGTTCGAACCGTGAGAACGGCGAGTTCTGGCTCGACGGCCAGGGCGAGCTGTGGGTCGGCCGCCGGAACTCCCTCACCGAGTCCGAGAAGCTGCTCGGCATCCCGGCGAAGGACGTCCGCGAACTGCCGGACGCGCTGCGCGAGGCGAGCGGCCCGGCGCGGGTCGTGCGCGGCTACGACGCGGGCATCGAGGCCGCGCTCACCGACAAGGTGACGGGCGAGCGGGACGAGGAGCTGCGCGTCTTCCTCTCCGAGGCGCGCCTCGTGAAGGACGCCTTCGAGATCGCCGAGCTCCAGAAGGCCGTCGACGCGACCGCGCGCGGCTTCGAGGACGTCGTGAAGGTGCTCGACAAGGCGCAGGCCACCTCCGAGCGCTACATCGAGGGCACCTTCTTCCTCCGCGCCCGCGTCGAGGGCAACGACATCGGTTACGGCTCGATCTGCGCCGCGGGACCGCACGCCACGACGCTGCACTGGGTCCGCAACGACGGCCCCGTCCGCGCCGGTGAGCTGCTGCTCCTCGACGCCGGGGTCGAGACGCACACCCTCTACACGGCCGACGTGACGCGCACGCTGCCGATCGACGGGACCTTCACCGCGCTCCAGCGCAAGATCTACGACGCGGTGTACGAGGCGCAGGAGGCCGGGATCGCGGCCGTGCGCCCCGGTGCCAAGTACGCGGACTTCCACGAGGCCGCGCAGCGCGTGCTCGCCACGCGGCTCGTCGAGTGGGGCCTCCTGGAAGGCCCCGTCGACCGCGTGCTCGAACTGGGCCTCCAGCGCCGCTTCACGCTGCACGGCACCGGGCACATGCTCGGTCTCGACGTGCACGACTGCGCGGTGGCCCGCACCGAGACGTACAAGGACGGCGTCCTGGAGCCGGGCATGTGCCTGACGGTCGAGCCGGGCCTCTACTTCCAGGCCGACGACCTCACCGTGCCGGAGGAGTACCGGGGCATCGGCGTGCGGATCGAGGACGACCTCGTCGTCACGGAGGACGGCAACCGGAACCTGTCGGCCGCGCTGCCGCGCACCTCGGACGAGGTCGAGGCGTGGATGGCGCGCGTCCAGGGCTGA
- a CDS encoding PP2C family protein-serine/threonine phosphatase, producing MSTPPAPKVAGTHSPNPSPAHNADTPAESAESSADASLPSPASAPGAGESRASGIPARASLTLQERLASWLLDLSTLHELSERLHRTRTTEDALGELLRAGAVLLGAERGLVRFTHAAAHPARLHGHGLDRGELGRLEALPEECTSHGALLAAGTGVPVTRRDLLAEPGLDPRCAAVARSLGCAATYAVPLCDAERVFASALWSFPVPTAPSSRQSRLLSLYAREAASHLVALGAQDTAVRETAALRAHLGPGTLPRVPGARLAGRWLAGPGGAGSWYEALTLPDGGCGLAVGTASGDGPEALAAAARLRGALRAYAVLQGEDPAAVLADLELVLRLSEPGRSATALYAHLGQDGRRLRFAGAGHAPPLLIGPRRVEYLESSVSAPLTMLSCWEAPSVEVRPEPGESLVFYTDGLLRATGDTTDRAFARLHAAAAGSPLRLRRDPGALADHLLERLLPERALPTGEDLALLVLTFD from the coding sequence ATGAGCACCCCGCCCGCCCCGAAAGTGGCCGGAACCCACTCCCCGAATCCCTCCCCCGCCCACAATGCCGACACTCCGGCCGAGTCGGCCGAGTCCTCCGCCGACGCCTCGCTCCCCTCCCCCGCGAGCGCTCCGGGCGCCGGGGAGTCCCGGGCGAGCGGCATCCCGGCCCGCGCGTCCCTCACCCTCCAGGAGCGCCTCGCCTCCTGGCTGCTCGACCTCAGCACGCTCCACGAGCTGAGCGAACGGCTGCACCGCACCCGTACCACCGAGGACGCCCTCGGCGAACTCCTGCGCGCGGGCGCCGTCCTGCTCGGCGCGGAGCGCGGGCTGGTCCGCTTCACCCACGCCGCGGCCCATCCCGCCCGCCTCCACGGCCACGGCCTGGACCGCGGCGAACTCGGCCGCCTGGAGGCGCTGCCCGAGGAGTGCACCTCGCACGGCGCACTGCTCGCGGCGGGCACCGGCGTGCCCGTGACCCGCAGGGACCTGCTCGCCGAACCCGGGCTCGACCCGCGCTGCGCCGCCGTGGCGCGGAGCCTGGGCTGTGCCGCCACGTACGCCGTGCCGCTCTGCGACGCGGAGCGTGTCTTCGCCTCGGCACTGTGGTCCTTCCCCGTGCCGACCGCTCCCTCCTCGCGACAGAGCCGCCTCCTCTCGCTGTACGCGCGCGAGGCCGCGAGCCATCTCGTGGCGCTCGGCGCGCAGGACACCGCCGTACGCGAGACGGCGGCCCTGCGCGCGCACCTCGGCCCCGGGACGCTGCCCCGCGTTCCCGGCGCGCGCCTCGCGGGCCGCTGGCTCGCCGGTCCCGGCGGTGCCGGAAGCTGGTACGAGGCGCTGACGCTGCCCGACGGCGGGTGCGGGCTCGCGGTGGGGACCGCGAGCGGCGACGGTCCCGAGGCGCTCGCCGCGGCGGCGCGGCTGCGCGGGGCGCTGCGCGCGTACGCGGTGCTCCAGGGCGAGGACCCGGCGGCGGTGCTCGCCGACCTCGAACTCGTCCTGCGGCTCAGTGAGCCGGGCCGCAGCGCGACCGCGCTCTACGCGCACCTCGGCCAGGACGGCAGGCGGCTGCGCTTCGCGGGGGCCGGGCACGCGCCGCCGCTCCTGATCGGCCCGCGCCGCGTCGAGTACCTGGAGAGCAGCGTCTCGGCGCCGCTCACGATGCTGAGCTGCTGGGAGGCGCCGAGCGTCGAGGTCCGGCCCGAGCCCGGCGAGTCGCTCGTGTTCTACACGGACGGGCTGCTGCGGGCCACGGGCGACACCACCGACCGCGCCTTCGCACGGCTCCACGCGGCGGCGGCGGGCAGCCCGCTGCGGCTGCGGCGCGATCCGGGGGCGCTCGCGGACCATCTCCTGGAGCGCCTGCTGCCGGAGCGCGCCCTGCCGACCGGGGAGGACCTGGCACTCCTGGTCCTGACCTTCGACTGA
- a CDS encoding integrase, giving the protein MHSYDVRLWKVRKRASKASPYQLRWFVNGEEFSERFTTVTLADARRAELLTATRRGEPFDTDTGLPMSEARARTSPTVYQAATEYARMKWPWHAAKHRASIAEALAVALPTLVDTKRGVPSRSVLRRALYQWAFRFVRDESSELVPRHEAEEPPADVAAALAWMGAHSLKVADLSDPTRLRPALDAVALLLNGKRAAANTERRKRMVLSNFMRYVVQERGLLDTNPLHRLDSAPPDVDDEIDFRYVPGPALARRLIRAVQQQGARGDFLSTFFGCLYYEAARPAEAAALRDTDLSLPPDTPEAAEEWGEMILTESRPEVGSGWTDEGTPYEIRGLKWRARQATRTVPIPPVYVRMLRRHLATYGTAPDGRLFPAARGGRLRSTEYTEAWQTAREAVLTPQEVRTPLAEDPYCNRAAGVSLWIAQGLEPAEVARRAGHSVAVLYRFYAKVLRKDQTEANRRIAAALEAPE; this is encoded by the coding sequence ATGCATAGCTACGACGTGCGCTTGTGGAAGGTCCGGAAGCGCGCGAGCAAGGCGTCCCCGTACCAACTGCGTTGGTTCGTCAACGGTGAGGAGTTCTCGGAGCGGTTCACCACGGTCACCCTCGCTGACGCGCGCCGGGCGGAGCTCCTCACCGCCACCAGGCGGGGTGAGCCCTTCGACACTGACACAGGGCTCCCCATGTCAGAGGCACGGGCCCGTACCTCGCCAACGGTCTATCAGGCCGCGACCGAGTACGCCCGGATGAAGTGGCCCTGGCACGCCGCCAAGCACCGCGCGAGCATCGCGGAAGCCCTCGCCGTCGCCCTGCCGACGCTCGTGGACACCAAGCGCGGAGTCCCCTCCCGCTCCGTCCTGCGGCGGGCCCTCTACCAGTGGGCGTTCCGCTTCGTACGGGACGAGAGCAGCGAACTCGTCCCCCGTCACGAGGCGGAGGAACCGCCTGCTGATGTCGCCGCCGCGCTCGCGTGGATGGGCGCGCACTCTCTCAAGGTCGCTGACCTGAGCGATCCCACGCGCTTGCGCCCCGCCCTCGACGCCGTGGCGCTCCTCCTCAACGGCAAGCGCGCCGCCGCGAACACCGAGCGCCGCAAGCGCATGGTCCTCAGCAACTTCATGCGCTACGTCGTCCAGGAGCGTGGGCTCCTCGACACCAACCCGCTGCACCGCCTCGACAGCGCCCCGCCGGACGTCGATGACGAAATCGACTTCCGCTACGTCCCCGGCCCCGCTCTCGCCCGCCGCCTCATCCGCGCCGTGCAGCAACAGGGCGCCCGCGGCGACTTCCTGAGCACGTTCTTCGGCTGCCTCTACTACGAGGCCGCGCGGCCCGCCGAGGCCGCAGCCCTGCGCGACACCGACCTGAGTCTCCCGCCTGACACCCCGGAGGCGGCGGAGGAGTGGGGCGAGATGATCCTGACCGAGAGCCGCCCTGAGGTCGGCAGCGGATGGACCGACGAAGGCACCCCGTACGAGATCCGGGGCCTCAAGTGGCGCGCGAGGCAGGCGACCCGCACGGTCCCGATCCCCCCGGTCTACGTCCGGATGCTCCGCCGCCACCTCGCGACGTACGGCACCGCCCCCGACGGCCGCCTCTTCCCCGCCGCTCGGGGCGGGCGGCTGCGCTCCACCGAGTACACCGAGGCGTGGCAGACGGCGCGCGAGGCGGTCCTCACGCCGCAGGAAGTCAGGACGCCCCTCGCGGAAGACCCGTACTGCAACCGCGCCGCCGGCGTGTCCCTGTGGATCGCTCAGGGCCTCGAACCCGCCGAGGTCGCCCGCCGCGCCGGGCACAGCGTCGCCGTCCTCTACCGCTTCTACGCGAAGGTGCTCCGCAAGGACCAGACCGAGGCCAACCGCCGTATCGCCGCCGCCCTTGAGGCACCGGAGTAG
- a CDS encoding S1C family serine protease, with amino-acid sequence MSTENEGNEVPPAPSAPPASAEGSERRAETGPSDRTAPGEPSGSAAPAAPAEPSPSTLAFEKPAARPEPQSATGAAPAAPAATDAPPAATDAPPAAPGSAPQAPAMPGQPPQAPSAAWPPPPPPVPAYQSGGPQQVYPGAPAEGQPTAQHGQGGYAAYGPGDGQGYGGHGGYGGDQGGNGGWGGWGGGAFQQPQSQPPRRKRGRGVFLAAVIVAALVAGGVGGGIGYWAADRDDSGTGSTTIAAADSPASTKRAAGSVAGIAQAALPSVVTIEAQGGDGEGSTGTGFVYDKQGHILTNNHVVASAASGGKLTATFSNGKKYAAEVIGHAQGYDVAVIKLKNASGLKPLVLGDSDRTAVGDSTIAIGAPFGLSNTVTTGIVSAKDRPVASSDGESAKSSYMSALQTDASINPGNSGGPLLNERGQVIGINSAIQPGNSGGGLGGGSSQGGSIGLGFAIPINQAKRVAEQLIKTGTPVYPVIGATVSLEEGMDGATVSDQGAGSDPAVTPGGPAAKAGLKSGDTITKFDDTIIDSGPTLIGEIWTHQPGDKVKITYKRDGSEHTTEVTLGQRKGDD; translated from the coding sequence GTGAGCACCGAGAACGAGGGCAACGAGGTACCCCCCGCCCCGTCCGCACCTCCCGCTTCGGCCGAGGGCTCGGAGCGGCGAGCGGAGACCGGCCCGAGCGACCGTACGGCCCCGGGCGAGCCGAGTGGCTCGGCCGCCCCCGCCGCCCCGGCCGAGCCCTCACCCAGCACCCTGGCCTTCGAGAAGCCGGCCGCGCGGCCGGAGCCCCAGTCGGCCACCGGCGCGGCCCCGGCGGCTCCCGCCGCCACCGACGCGCCGCCCGCGGCCACCGACGCGCCGCCCGCCGCCCCCGGCTCCGCCCCCCAGGCGCCCGCCATGCCCGGTCAGCCCCCGCAGGCCCCGTCCGCCGCCTGGCCCCCGCCCCCGCCGCCGGTCCCCGCCTACCAGTCCGGCGGCCCGCAGCAGGTCTACCCCGGCGCACCCGCCGAGGGGCAGCCGACGGCGCAGCACGGCCAGGGCGGCTACGCCGCGTACGGCCCCGGCGACGGGCAGGGCTACGGCGGTCACGGCGGCTACGGCGGCGACCAGGGCGGCAACGGCGGCTGGGGCGGCTGGGGCGGCGGCGCCTTCCAGCAGCCGCAGTCGCAGCCGCCCCGCCGCAAGCGCGGCCGTGGCGTCTTCCTCGCCGCCGTGATCGTGGCCGCGCTCGTCGCGGGCGGCGTAGGCGGCGGCATCGGCTACTGGGCCGCCGACCGCGACGACAGCGGCACGGGCTCCACGACGATCGCGGCGGCCGACAGCCCCGCGAGCACCAAGCGCGCCGCCGGCTCCGTCGCGGGCATCGCCCAGGCGGCGCTGCCGAGCGTCGTGACGATCGAGGCGCAGGGCGGCGACGGCGAGGGCTCCACGGGCACCGGCTTCGTCTACGACAAGCAGGGCCACATCCTCACCAACAACCACGTCGTCGCCTCCGCCGCGTCGGGCGGCAAGCTCACCGCGACCTTCTCCAACGGCAAGAAGTACGCGGCCGAGGTGATCGGTCACGCGCAGGGCTACGACGTCGCGGTGATCAAGCTCAAGAACGCCTCGGGCCTCAAGCCGCTCGTGCTCGGCGACTCGGACCGTACGGCCGTCGGCGACTCGACGATCGCGATCGGCGCGCCCTTCGGCCTGTCGAACACGGTGACCACGGGCATCGTCAGCGCCAAGGACCGCCCGGTCGCCTCCAGCGACGGCGAGAGCGCGAAGAGCTCGTACATGAGCGCCCTCCAGACCGACGCCTCGATCAACCCGGGCAACTCCGGCGGCCCGCTCCTCAACGAGCGCGGCCAGGTCATCGGCATCAACTCGGCGATCCAGCCCGGCAACTCGGGCGGCGGCCTCGGCGGCGGCTCCAGCCAGGGCGGCTCGATCGGCCTCGGCTTCGCCATCCCGATCAACCAGGCGAAGCGCGTCGCCGAACAGCTCATCAAGACCGGCACCCCGGTCTACCCGGTGATCGGCGCGACGGTCTCCCTCGAAGAGGGCATGGACGGCGCCACGGTCTCCGACCAGGGCGCGGGCAGCGACCCGGCCGTCACCCCCGGCGGCCCCGCCGCCAAGGCCGGCCTCAAGTCCGGCGACACGATCACCAAGTTCGACGACACGATCATCGACAGCGGCCCGACCCTCATCGGCGAGATCTGGACCCACCAGCCCGGCGACAAGGTCAAGATCACGTACAAGCGCGACGGCAGCGAGCACACCACCGAAGTCACCCTCGGCCAGCGCAAGGGCGACGACTAG